GACCCTTTCTGGAAAGAAGCTTGCAGTCGGTGGCCAAGAATTTGGTTGCAAAAGCTTGCTTCACTCCTGTACAAAACATAAGTTTGCTACTAGTGTGCACCTTCTAAGGCTCGTTGCCGGATCACACGAAAAGATGGAAAGGGTTTCTGTCGGCTTTCAACTTCCAagtttgtttgatcaaatgaACGATCATCGCGTCTGTAATACAAGTATACTTTTGCTATTGGTCAAACgtatgattttttgtttttctgtcaaaCAAACGCGCAATGCATGCGAGGGGTTGAGGTGAAGGATGTTtatgagatttttgacttGCATACATGTCTTCAAATTATTATCCAATGAAAATGGCCGGATTTGTTtgattaaactaaaattttcaaatccATACTAGTACTCCATGGATCTGAACATTTCTGTCGTCTGCCTGTGTCTGTGTGTGCAGGTGTTACGTCGTTTGAGGTAGAtctggagaggaagaaggtgGTGGTGATAGGGGACATCACGCCGTATGAGGTGTTGGAGAGCGTCTCCAAGGTGATGAAGTTCGCGGAGCTGTGGGTGGCCCCCAACTCCACCAAGGTTGCTGccagtagctagctacagtGATGGTCCTACTATGGTAGATCGACGGGTCATACTATATACGATGGTACATATGAGACCTCGCCGCATCAAGTATTCGATTTTTATGGCATTGGGGTCGTGAGGTCGTCCGTCCAGCTCTCGTCCTACTCCCACAcgatgccaaaatttttttattaataaaagtaagttattactaaatcatcgggtaaaattttttaaaaaactaaaccttTTGATCACGCCAATGTCAATGGCGTGGTAAGACAATGCTGCCACGCCACCGACAATAACGTGGCAAGCCGTTTGGCCACGCCAATATTGAtgacgtggccaaaaggttcatacggtgaaaatattttgtccgaatgtttagtaataaaattatttcttaaaatggtttaaaaaatagaaaaaattcgACGAGGCCCGTCTCGGTCTTGAACGCGTAGCGGTGCACAACTGCAAAAAAGGTTGCCAGGCAAGTTTAACTAGGGAAGAAGCACCATTTCCAGTGCAACGTTTCCCTCCCTGTCGATTGGTTGGCTACCCTGTTGCTGGCTTGCTGCGTTGGACGACCATCGTTGTGTACACATGTTTTGCCGTGGATTCTATGTGAGGGTAGGGATGTTGAGATGGGTATCCTCTAACTTATGTCCTATGACATGGATCACTGATATTGTTAGCCACGCAAGATGAGAGGGTAGTAAGTTAGAGGATCCGTGGAACTTCACTTGCCGAGTCATTGGACACGAGGGTCCGCACGGCTGGGGCGAGGAGGCCAGGTGAACTTGGTGTTGTGGTGAGGTAACCGGATAAACCGGCTGCGTAAGCCGCGCGCACGCAGGGGACGGAGCGGAACCCACCGGATGGCGCTCGCGTTGTGTGACCGGCGCCCTCCCCCGCCATGGGCCGGCTCCGTTAGGAACGATGGTGAAGAGGTTGGAAATGGGCCGGGCCAGCTCGACGGGGTAGGGGAGGGGCTGATTCTTAACTTTCCCAGCCTAtgtctagaatttttttattttaaattttattttgtaaaatatttatagaactagattttcattcaaaaatattacaaatctCACCTCCTCGTACCCAACTAAAGGGTGCACCCTCTAGAAAGACGCGTTagctgacgtggcaaacggagATAAGACCGCGATGACGACTTTAGCAGGCCGACGGTTATTTCTGCAATTTATTAGCACTACCGTCTACTCCCTTCTCCCAAAAGATGGATGAAGCACCAAAAGTTGACGGAAAATGTGGTGACAACATCTATTAGCACTACCATCTACTCTCTTCTTCCAAAAGACTTTTAGTCTCACATATACCTAGAGAAAATCACAAAGATTAGAatgtcctttatttttttcaaatctcaCTATATTTGTCCTCTACTTTACAAAACTCTCATGCAATAATTACTAAAGAATGAGATCTCTGTGAGACAAACATAAAAGCTAAAAGTGAAGTCTTTGGAAATGAATATATTACTCGAGTTTTAGGTTacaagatttttttggtttttttatatgtatgtataaaccaatatgtatgttatatatatatatatatatatatattaatattatatgaatacaaagaaaaataaaatatcttataacacgatgaaacagaggtaggcCATGTTCGACACTCCCCATATttacctagattccctcattTTTCTCATACACGCTTTCCGAATTGTTAAACGGTGTGTACTAATATGTTTTTCGCaccaaatttttataattattaattaattaattatgtattaatatactaatatgttTTCCACGCCGATATCTGACAAACCAAACGAACGCAGCCGTAACATTGATATGTGGGTTAAGCTGCTTTGGCATGATTGTAATCCAGGGCCCACTCATCGGTGTCCGCCACGCTCTCTAATCTTTAAGCGAGAAGGCAAACCAAATCCACACAACCAGCGGCCCAGAAACGGGCACTCTCcctcgcctctcctctcctctgcaccgcgctcctcgccgtcgaccgcCGCAATGCGgagcctccgcgccgcgcccgcctccttcctcgcgccgcccgcgcccccTCTGCTCCTCCCTCCATCCACTCCAGCCCCACGAGGTGCGCACGCACTGCTCTGTCTTGACGCGCGCGCTCGGAGCTCTCACCGGCAAGCTAATTTAACTGCACCACGGAGTCCGTggtctttcttttttgcaggCGTCTTctcggctgctgctgctgccgccgccgcggcggctaaCCAGACGCATGCCTGGTGCCCTTCGCCGCGGCGAGTggtccggctccggcggcccgcgcgcgcgggagctGCGCCGTCCAGCGGTAAACTGACAACGGCTGGGCCTCTCAGCAGCAAAACTGCTACACAGCACTATTCAAAGCTTCGAgatttctaagtttttttcGAACTTCTGTGGGCAGCGGCTTCGGTGGAGGACGCCAAGAAGGACGTGCTCGTAGCGCTGTCCCAGATCATCGATCCCGACTTCGGGACGGACATCGTGTCGTGCGGCTTCGTCAAGGACTTGGAGATTAGCGAGGCCTTGGAAGAGGTAACATGGGGACACTTGCTGGTGAAGCCTGGACCGATATAGTTATAACTGATGATCGCAATTGGGGTCTTCTTTCAGGTCTCGTTTCGTCTGGAGCTGACGACTCCCGCCTGTCCGGTCAAGGACATGGTGAGTTCAGTTCCTGTGTTTATCTGTTCAGTTGTGCCAGTGGAACTGTTTCACCCTTTATGTTCAGCTGTCTCAGAGAGAATAGCAGTAACTATATCAGTTCTTAGATAATGAGTTACTATTTACCTATATCAGTCGATCGGTTAACTGGTTAAGCTTATCATCAGGATGGGATGGATGTATGAAAGGGAACTGATTTATGTTAGTACATCTTTCAGTAAAATTGCTTTACTACCCCGTgggttagaaaaaaatatgtgagaAAATTGCATTAACAATTATTTTCCCCGTTGCAGTTTGAAGAGAAGGCAAACGAGGTTGTTGCAGCGCTTCCATGGGTCAAGAAGGTCAATGTTACGATGTCTGCGCAACCTGCACAGCCGGCATTTGCAGGGGAGCTCCCAGAAGGACTGCAGAAAATTTCGAATATCATAGCAGTTTCAAGCTGCAAGGCAAGGCTTGAAACTTCTGTGCATATCACAggataataataaatagtttttGTTAGTAGTAGCTAACTAGATAACTTTTTTCAGGGAGGAGTTGGAAAGTCTACTGTTGCTGTAAATCTTGCATATACATTAGCTGGTATGGGAGCCAGGGTTGGAATTTTCGATGCTGATGTCTTTGGTCCAAGCTTACCAACTATGGTTTCTCCTGAGAACCGGCTACTAGTGATGGTAAACTAGCTGATTGAATAATTATGTTAACATGAATTTTAGTAGTTGCACTAATAATGGTAAACAGATTTACCTTTAGAACCCAGAAAGCAGAACTATTCTTCCAACCGAGTATTTGGGCGTCAAGATGGTGTCTTTTGGCTTTGCTGGTCAAGGAAGAGCAATAATGAGAGGTCCAATGGTTTCAGGAGTGATTAATCAGTTGCTAACCACTACTGAATGGTATGCAAAACAAATAGTTGACACCTTTTTCCTACCAGTCATTGCCTTCGCCATAGTgtcaacaatattttcaattttccaGGCATAGgtatttgacatttttcttcttttcatgAAGGGGTGAACTCGACTACCTTGTCATTGACATGCCTCCTGGAACAGGAGATATACACTTAACGCTCTGTCAGGTGGTGCCTCTAGACTGATAATTGTACAGACCATATGTGGTAACATCAACCATCCTTGCAAGCATCATGAAATTTAACCTGTCTGAAACATCAGGTAGCCCCATTGACTGCAGCTGTCATCGTTACCACCCCTCAGAAGCTTGCTTTCATTGATGTTGCAAAGGGAGTCAGGATGTTTTCTAAGCTGAAGGTATGCAGTCTTCAGATCACTCTGCATTTGAAATGTAATCTACCTACTACTGGTCTTTGATTTGTTTCtgctttatctttttttcttttgaaggtTCCTTGTGTTGCTGTTGTTGAGAACATGTGCTACTTCGATGCTGATGGAAAACGATTTTACCCATTTGGGCAAGGGTCTGGAGCTCAGGCAAGACATGTTTGATGCATATTTCGTAGCACATTAATTTCTCTTGGACAGTTTTTGAATTGCTTCGGCAATGCAATCGTTTCAGGTTGTGCAGCAGTTTGGAATACCTCACCTCTTTGATTTGCCCATACGACCAACTGTAAGCTCAATCCGACCTATcttatacaagtttaaatgtGAGCGCAAAGCTGACAGTTTGTTACAATTTACAGCTTTCCGCGTCTGGAGATACTGGAATTCCTGAAGTAGTGGCCGATCCACAAGGGGATGTTGCCAAGACATTTCAGAATCTTGGAGTATGTGTTGTTCAACAATGTGCTAAAATCAGACAACAAGGTAAGTTATCAGCtcacaaattacaaaatagaATATGAATTCATAGAAGTTCCTTTTTTGGGGTAAATTTGCactaacaaaatattaaacaagACGAAGAAAGAAGTGTACTAATATATTGGTGCAGGGGTTGTTCAGAATATATATTCTAGCAAAGAAGATATGTTTTTCTCCTGTAAAGTTGTGTCAACCTTTTTCATTTTGCCAGTTTCGACAGCAGTCTCCTATGATAGATCAATTAGAGCAATCCGAGTGAAAGTACCAGATTCAGATGAAGAGTTCTTGTTGCATCCAGCAACAGTCAGAAGGAATGACCGGTCTGCTCAAAGTGTGGTGCGTACACCCTTTAACCATTTAATGTGTTCTGAAACAATTATAACAATTGTTATTAAGGTTAGCAGTTAAaaaattctttattttttcacatCATCAAATGCATCTActtcaaacttcaaaaaaaaaatgcatctaCTTCAAAAAGCACGTGCAATGCCTATGATTTTCAGAAAACTAAATCATGTACAGTCTGTGTTTTCAGAAACCATTTTTTACGGCCGTCTTGTTTTGCACATACTAAGTAGTTCTTGTCTGCAGGACGAATGGACAGGTGAGCAGAAAGTACAATACGGTGATATACCAGAAGACATTGAGCCTGAAGAAATACGTCCTATGGGCAACTACGCAGTTTCTATAACTTGGCCTGATGGTTTCTCTCAGGTAATATAATgcagaatatatattatttcaacTATAATAGACTTCTGAAATTCATGTAGATGGCAATCATCTTTATTAAAGAATGGGAATGGAGATGAAATGAACATGAATCTGATTCTCTGCAGATAGCACCTTATGATCAATTGGAAATGCTTGAAAGGCTCGTGGATGTTCCCCGTGCAAAAACTGCAGTGATCTCTTCTTCATGATAAAGTAGAGATAATGTTCAGCCAGAAGGgacaagaaaacaaactttTGATACAAATCGAATTTCGGAGTTTCTAGGATTACAGGGAAAAATTTGTGATTACTGTAACGATGTACAATGAACAACATTTATATGAATAGAAGGCATTATTCTTCTTatgggaaatttaactttttgtcatcTCAAGTCTGTAAACGGGAATTTAAGATGTGTTTTCGCCATCCATAATCCACATATCGACCGAAAAGTCGTGCAAGAGACGAGATAAAATTTGCTAATGAGCTATAATTTCCGCAGTCATTTTTCGTCATCAAATGAATTGCCAGGTCGCTACACAAAATTCTGGAAGATAAACCCTTCATCCTAGTCGTCGATCACATTTAGATTCTTCAACGAGTAAACATTGACACTTGCAAGCATTTTTGCTTACCATTTCTGATCTTATTGTCAACTGGCCGCGACACAAAAACTTTGAAGTTGCATATAACTCAGCCTATCAGCACGTTTGGACTTTTCAGCATGGTGTCGTCACTAGCCTTAATCTAGCTCTCAGCTATGCTTTTATCAGCCAAAATACCATAAAGAACCAGTCCAAAGTTTGTATCCAATTATTGTAGCTCTAGGATtcagaaatataatttgttaCATTAATTGTATGCTTCTACTCGCTCATCGAGATGAAAAGGAAATAATGATAAACAAATCTGCAGTACACATCATTTGctctttataaatttaagcCACTTGTGCTCTTACCAACTGATAcattcatgtttattttttttcaaaaaagattaaaagtCTTCTCATTTCCTGCTCTTTGGATACCACTACCAGCATGCATTCTTGATTTCTGCAGCCTAAGTCAGCACCAACAGGAAATTGCCCAAATCATACAACTAGTCCCCAATTGTACAATGCAGTTCGTTGCCCGCACAATTTTCTAAACAGCTgtttgtaataaaaaagaggTTAGATTCCTTTCTTGACTTGATCTTCAAACTTGAAAGTCGTATGATTGGCTAATAAACACTCCTATGAGGGATTCATTTAGGAATTTGGAGTCAGAAGTGTAATGAAGAAGAGGATGCTTCTCACCAGGAGATGATGCCAAAAAGGAGATTTTTCTGGTATTGGTCTTGCTCCTTTTGTCTTAATTTCTTCTCAGCAGGTTATCATAAGTGTTGTCCACTACCAATCACGAGGTCTTGAGATATGATTAGACATAAATCTCTTCCTTATGCACATAAAGGTTAAGGTGAACAATGTTTAGATCATACAAAATGTGAATCAAGCATGGAGTAGATGCTTCAGAGGAAAGAGCTGTTAAGAAGAAATTGGGGATCTTGGTCAATGATCACTTGTAGCGGTTCTCTAAAAAGTTCAGATTAGTCCAtgtttcattcatttttttattttttattttttttgtgcagaGCAACCTTACGGTGAATCTATTAAAGACCAGGAAGAAAAGATGGGCAAAATGCCGTCACAGAAGGACCTTTTTGAGGTTTCAGGACCAACGCACTTGACATATGTGAATTGGTAACTTGCTGATTCCATTTCTCCGTAGTTGTTCCTTTccaaacaatgaaaaaaaaaaccaattgtTTGTCTTCAGATTGTTATTTTCGCTATCTACTGTAATGATTAGTATCATACTCAAATTTCTACCTTGCAACTTAGTTGCAACGCCGAAACTTGAAAACaattagtcataaaaaaaGTTCATAGTTTTgtgaagagaaaaaacaagaacCTGCATTGGCAAGCCATTGATCACCTTTGCGTTCTTATGCTTTTGCTCCGGGCAGGAACTGCCCACACCACCAGCGGTCCGTCATGGCGAGCCTCGTCCAGGGCGTGTACGTCATGGAGCGCGACCGGCAGTGGAACCGGCACGGCCACGACGCCCGGGCGCCGGCGTGGTGGAGGTCCTTCCACTTCGAGATGCGAGAGGCGCTCGTGGACGCCGCCGACTCCTCCGTCTTCGGCGCGGTCTACGCGTTCCAGCCGCCGTGGCACCTCCTCGatc
This is a stretch of genomic DNA from Oryza brachyantha chromosome 1, ObraRS2, whole genome shotgun sequence. It encodes these proteins:
- the LOC102718420 gene encoding fe-S cluster assembly factor HCF101, chloroplastic, whose protein sequence is MRSLRAAPASFLAPPAPPLLLPPSTPAPRGVFSAAAAAAAAAANQTHAWCPSPRRVVRLRRPARAGAAPSSAASVEDAKKDVLVALSQIIDPDFGTDIVSCGFVKDLEISEALEEVSFRLELTTPACPVKDMFEEKANEVVAALPWVKKVNVTMSAQPAQPAFAGELPEGLQKISNIIAVSSCKGGVGKSTVAVNLAYTLAGMGARVGIFDADVFGPSLPTMVSPENRLLVMNPESRTILPTEYLGVKMVSFGFAGQGRAIMRGPMVSGVINQLLTTTEWGELDYLVIDMPPGTGDIHLTLCQVAPLTAAVIVTTPQKLAFIDVAKGVRMFSKLKVPCVAVVENMCYFDADGKRFYPFGQGSGAQVVQQFGIPHLFDLPIRPTLSASGDTGIPEVVADPQGDVAKTFQNLGVCVVQQCAKIRQQVSTAVSYDRSIRAIRVKVPDSDEEFLLHPATVRRNDRSAQSVDEWTGEQKVQYGDIPEDIEPEEIRPMGNYAVSITWPDGFSQIAPYDQLEMLERLVDVPRAKTAVISSS